A genome region from Panthera uncia isolate 11264 chromosome A3 unlocalized genomic scaffold, Puncia_PCG_1.0 HiC_scaffold_11, whole genome shotgun sequence includes the following:
- the LOC125936363 gene encoding uncharacterized protein LOC125936363 — translation MEALVSVPLATALEPRFTRPESGGDDDRGLYQTREIGHLTLSSSLTGFIKGSNQSERVGAEQQKKRSESQRKQVAEIGQDLHRPSPQRRASNGSCRPGPHCALPPAGKTVGYACTREFHCHQEIFTEHLLPSRHHCRNHGRSRGQTWPPAHGASRMQTSRCFTVGLPAPKRLLNFHSSPLHLKAGNAGAGVLGSGHGANSHNLLPFYKKENLPQKQLLQIRFSVLLARKEPRAHLYIRDHLTFPEMKPFSPNRYLDKQRFCPEGIKSVALGRQQTVPGTISIIYRLMTRKVA, via the exons ATGGAAGCACTTGTCAGCGTTCCCCTGG CAACGGCCTTGGAGCCTCGGTTTACTCGTCCAGAAAGTGGGGGCGATGATGATCGTGGCCTCTACCAGACTAGAGAG ATCGGGCACCTGACCTTGAGCAGCTCCCTAACCGGCTTCATCAAAGGTTCCAACCAG AGTGAGCGAGTAGGGGCAGAGCAGCAGAAGAAGCGGTCAGAGTCACAGAGGAAGCAGGTGGCAGAGATCGGCCAGGACTTGCATAGGCCGAGTCCTCAAAGAAGAGCCTCTAATGGAAG CTGCAGGCCGGGGCCACACTGTGCTTTGCCTCCAGCAGGGAAGACTGTGG GCTACGCTTGCACGAGGGAATTCCACTGCCATCAGGAAATATTTACAGAGCACCTACTACCTTCCAGGCACCACTGCAGAAACCACGGCCGGAGCCGGGGACAAACATGGCCCCCTGCCCACGGAGCGAGCAGGATGCAAACGAGCAG GTGCTTTACCGTCGGCCTCCCGGCCCCAAAACGGCTGCTGAACTTCCACTCATCACCACTGCATTTAAAGGCAGGAAATGCTGGTGCGGGTGTGTTGGGGTCAGGGCATGGAGCGAATTCTCACAACCTTCTCCCTTtctataagaaagaaaatcttcCCCAGAAGCAACTTCTGCAGATTCGTTTTTCTGTCTTATTGGCCAGAAAGGAGCCACGTGCCCACCTGTACATCAGGGACCATCTGACCTTCCCTGAGATGAAGCCATTCTCACCTAATAGATACCTGGACAAACAGAGGTTCTGTCCAGAAGGAATAAAGAGTGTGGCTCTGGGTAGGCAACAGACAGTGCCCGGCACAATCTCTATCATTTACAGGCTGATGACTAGAAAAGTCGCTTAG
- the TP53RK gene encoding EKC/KEOPS complex subunit TP53RK, producing MAAACAAAAGKSEDPAPEAAALAAARERSSRFLSGLELVKQGAEARVFRGRFQGRAAVVKHRFPKGYRHPALEARLGRRRTVQEARALLRCRRAGISAPVVFFVDYASNCLYMEEIEGSVTVRDYIQSTMETEKTPQSLLGLAKTVGQVLARMHDEDLIHGDLTTSNMLLKPPVGQLNIVLIDFGLSFISALPEDKGVDLYVLEKAFLSTHPNTEAVFEAFLKSYSTFSKKSRPVLKKLDEVRLRGRKRSMVG from the exons ATGGCGGCCGCCTGCGCCGCGGCCGCGGGGAAGAGCGAGGATCCGGCGCCGGAGGCCGCGGCGCTGGCCGCCGCCCGGGAGCGGAGCAGCCGCTTCTTGAGCGGCCTGGAGCTGGTGAAGCAGGGCGCCGAGGCGCGCGTGTTCCGCGGCCGCTTCCAGGGCCGCGCGGCCGTGGTGAAGCACCGCTTCCCCAAGGGCTACCGGCACCCGGCGCTGGAAGCGCGGCTCGGCCGGCGGCGGACGGTGCAGGAGGCCCGGGCGCTGCTCCGCTGCCGCCGCGCAG GGATATCCGCCCCCGTTGTCTTTTTCGTAGACTATGCCTCCAACTGCTTATACATGGAAGAGATTGAAGGTTCAGTGACTGTTCGAGATTATATTCAATCCACTATGGAGACCGAAAAAACTCCCCAAAGTCTCCTCGGCTTAGCCAAGACGGTTGGGCAGGTTTTGGCTCGAATGCACGACGAAGACCTGATTCATGGTGATCTTACCACCTCGAACATGCTGCTGAAACCCCCCGTGGGACAGCTGAACATCGTGCTCATAGACTTTGGGCTGAGTTTCATTTCTGCACTTCCAGAAGATAAAGGAGTCGACCTCTACGTGCTGGAGAAAGCCTTCCTCAGTACCCACCCCAATACCGAGGCTGTGTTCGAAGCCTTTCTGAAGAGCTACTCCACCTTCTCCAAAAAGTCCAGGCCGGTGCTAAAAAAGTTAGATGAAGTGCgcctgagaggaagaaagaggtcCATGGTCGGGTAG